Proteins found in one Streptomyces sp. NBC_00461 genomic segment:
- a CDS encoding BNR repeat-containing protein — MRRRTVLATAILAAVATPGIARAAVPGPSVSKKSTTRLDSQAVFFISYDGLVNNNSFQKNGLFTYKGHQYAAWYTSTGRAVIARRVLGGSSWSTVTLSHTLKSSDSHNVISMGISKVDGRLHINMDSHSDGYFYVKSIAGLLDNPATTSWTSSVFGSVQTSLDGLALTTQFTYPQFISTPEGRLQLSYRVGISGNGRNALAEYDGSSWTALGEWSSSTGTYTSTHGSSTARNMYLHGIDYDAGGRLHSFFTWREQNAAVMCNSGGITNHDTGYVHSTDRGRTWRNDAGTVVGTTGSSDTVAVTDSGLVVDSLNPDHSLMNQESQTTDSSGLPHAIISYVPGRFGQCTTNYVSDRTANGRAFHLRKNSSGTWTKTEIPIALDSSQRTKLVLDRYDNAYAIFPFGRIAGASKSSGYTDWTLLYDGGDLNAFGEVVIDELRVAADNVLSFMYQEKSSGTTPSALHVADFALPA, encoded by the coding sequence ATGAGAAGACGCACCGTGCTCGCGACCGCCATACTGGCCGCCGTGGCAACACCGGGCATCGCACGGGCCGCCGTTCCCGGCCCCTCCGTCAGCAAGAAGAGCACCACCCGACTCGACTCCCAGGCCGTCTTCTTCATCTCCTACGACGGCCTGGTCAACAACAACTCGTTCCAGAAGAACGGCCTGTTCACGTACAAGGGCCACCAGTACGCCGCCTGGTACACGTCGACGGGCAGGGCCGTGATCGCCCGCCGTGTACTCGGCGGATCGAGCTGGTCGACGGTCACGCTCTCCCACACCCTCAAGAGCAGCGACTCCCACAACGTCATCTCCATGGGCATCTCCAAGGTCGACGGCCGCCTGCATATCAACATGGACTCCCACAGCGACGGCTACTTCTACGTGAAGTCGATCGCCGGACTCCTCGACAACCCGGCGACCACGTCCTGGACGTCGTCGGTCTTCGGCTCCGTCCAGACCTCGCTCGACGGACTGGCGCTCACGACACAGTTCACCTACCCCCAGTTCATCTCCACCCCCGAGGGCAGGCTGCAGCTCAGCTACCGGGTCGGGATCTCCGGCAACGGCCGCAACGCCCTTGCCGAGTACGACGGTTCGAGCTGGACGGCACTGGGGGAGTGGTCCAGTTCCACGGGGACGTACACCAGCACGCACGGTTCCTCGACCGCCCGCAACATGTACCTGCACGGCATCGACTACGACGCGGGCGGCCGACTGCACTCCTTCTTCACCTGGCGCGAGCAGAACGCGGCCGTGATGTGCAACAGCGGCGGCATCACCAACCACGACACGGGCTACGTCCACTCGACCGACCGCGGCCGCACCTGGCGCAACGACGCCGGCACCGTCGTAGGCACCACCGGAAGCTCCGACACGGTGGCCGTCACGGACAGCGGACTCGTCGTCGACTCGCTGAACCCCGACCACTCGCTGATGAACCAGGAGAGCCAGACCACCGACTCCTCGGGCCTCCCGCACGCCATCATCAGCTACGTGCCCGGCCGCTTCGGCCAGTGCACCACCAACTACGTCAGCGACCGCACCGCCAACGGCCGCGCCTTCCACCTCCGCAAGAACTCCTCGGGAACCTGGACCAAGACGGAGATCCCGATCGCCCTCGACTCCAGCCAGCGCACCAAGCTGGTCCTGGACAGGTACGACAACGCCTACGCGATCTTTCCCTTCGGCCGGATCGCCGGGGCGTCCAAGTCCTCCGGCTACACCGACTGGACGCTGCTGTACGACGGCGGCGACCTGAACGCCTTCGGCGAGGTCGTGATCGACGAACTGCGGGTCGCGGCGGACAACGTGCTGTCGTTCATGTACCAGGAGAAGTCGAGCGGTACGACCCCCTCGGCGCTGCATGTCGCCGACTTCGCACTACCCGCGTGA
- a CDS encoding LacI family DNA-binding transcriptional regulator, with the protein MSQSVGIKDVARAAGVSVGTVSNVINRPDTVATETRARVQSAIDRLGYVRSESARQLRAGRSRIMGLLVLDMGNPFFVDVARGAERAARDAGLGVMVCNSAQSAGEEADYLSLFAEQRVRGVLLTPADATGRNIETFRRHNIPFVLVDRVSEGTTECSVSVDDVAGGALAVRHLVDAGHRTIAYVSGPPGLNQVRDRRTGALNALAEAGLGPDALRELPTERLDVAAGRDAGARLLGLADRPTAVFCANDLLALGVLQAMFAAGVGVPDDLAIVGYDDIEFAAAAAVPLTSVRQPAVTMGALAAELLLEETDAETGTKRHEHRRVVLQPELVVRRSSLSAR; encoded by the coding sequence ATGTCCCAGTCGGTGGGTATCAAGGACGTCGCCCGCGCCGCCGGAGTCTCCGTCGGCACGGTGTCGAACGTGATCAACCGCCCGGACACGGTCGCCACGGAGACCCGGGCGCGGGTGCAGTCCGCGATAGACCGGCTCGGCTACGTCCGCAGCGAGTCCGCACGCCAGCTGCGCGCGGGCCGCAGCCGGATCATGGGACTGCTCGTGCTGGACATGGGCAACCCCTTCTTCGTCGACGTGGCGCGCGGCGCCGAGCGCGCCGCGCGCGACGCCGGACTGGGTGTCATGGTCTGCAACAGCGCGCAGAGTGCCGGCGAGGAGGCCGACTACCTGTCGCTGTTCGCCGAGCAGCGGGTGCGGGGCGTGCTGCTGACGCCTGCCGACGCGACCGGCCGGAACATCGAGACGTTCCGGCGGCACAACATCCCCTTCGTCCTCGTCGACCGGGTCTCCGAGGGCACCACGGAGTGCTCGGTCTCCGTCGACGACGTGGCGGGCGGCGCGCTGGCCGTGCGCCATCTGGTCGATGCCGGGCACCGCACCATCGCCTACGTCAGCGGACCGCCGGGCCTCAACCAGGTGCGCGACCGACGCACGGGCGCCCTGAACGCGCTCGCCGAGGCGGGCCTCGGCCCCGACGCCCTGCGCGAGCTGCCCACCGAGCGGCTCGACGTGGCCGCCGGCCGCGACGCCGGAGCCCGTCTTCTCGGCCTCGCGGACCGCCCCACCGCGGTCTTCTGTGCCAACGACCTCCTCGCGCTGGGCGTCCTGCAGGCCATGTTCGCGGCGGGCGTGGGCGTTCCCGACGACCTCGCCATCGTCGGCTACGACGACATCGAGTTCGCCGCCGCCGCGGCCGTACCGCTGACGTCGGTCCGGCAGCCGGCCGTCACCATGGGGGCCCTGGCCGCCGAGCTCCTACTGGAGGAGACGGACGCGGAGACCGGGACGAAGCGTCACGAACACCGGCGCGTCGTGCTCCAGCCGGAGCTGGTCGTACGGCGTTCGAGCCTGTCCGCCCGCTGA
- a CDS encoding alpha/beta fold hydrolase, with amino-acid sequence MTATYRQPGVVLTDRRFTVPLDHDDPAGEAIELFAREVVASDKADRAQQNLPWLVYLQGGPGFGANRFVGRSSWLGRALKEYRVLLLDQRGTGHSTPANRQTLPLRGGPAQQADYLAHFRADAIVRDCEAIRPQVTGGAPWTALGQSFGGFCTVNYLSSAPEGLTAAVIAGGLPSLDAHADEVYRAAYPRIERKVSAHYARYPQDVERARRIADHLLTHEVTLPNGYRLTVEAFQSLGIVLGGSEGSHRLHYLLEDAFVSASHGPVLSDAFQEEVQGLLSYASHPLYALVHEAIYGQDERPTAWAAERVRAEFPQFDAAKTLAGDSPLMFTGESVHPWMFDCDPALRPLRETAELLAARTDWAPLYDPAHLAANEVPVAAAVYHDDMYVDTAHALETARTIRGLRTWVTDEFEHDGVRAGGPRVLDRLLALARDEA; translated from the coding sequence TTGACCGCCACGTACCGTCAGCCCGGTGTCGTCCTCACCGACCGTCGCTTCACCGTGCCCCTCGACCACGACGACCCGGCGGGGGAGGCGATCGAGCTCTTCGCCCGTGAGGTCGTCGCGAGCGACAAAGCAGACAGGGCACAGCAGAACCTGCCGTGGCTGGTCTATCTCCAGGGCGGTCCCGGCTTCGGGGCGAATCGTTTCGTCGGCAGGTCGTCCTGGCTCGGCCGCGCCCTCAAGGAATATCGCGTCCTGCTCCTCGACCAGCGCGGCACCGGCCACTCCACCCCCGCCAACCGCCAGACCCTCCCGCTGCGCGGCGGCCCGGCGCAACAGGCCGACTATCTCGCGCACTTCCGCGCCGACGCGATCGTCCGCGACTGCGAGGCGATCCGCCCACAGGTCACCGGCGGGGCCCCATGGACCGCCCTCGGCCAGAGCTTCGGCGGCTTCTGCACGGTGAACTACCTCTCCAGCGCCCCCGAGGGCCTGACCGCCGCCGTGATCGCCGGCGGCCTGCCCTCCCTCGACGCCCACGCCGACGAGGTCTACCGCGCCGCCTACCCCCGCATCGAGCGCAAGGTCAGCGCGCACTACGCCCGCTACCCGCAGGACGTCGAACGCGCCCGCCGTATCGCCGACCACCTCCTCACCCACGAGGTGACCCTGCCGAACGGCTACCGCCTGACCGTCGAGGCCTTCCAGTCCCTCGGCATCGTCCTCGGCGGCAGCGAGGGCAGTCACCGCCTGCACTACCTGCTGGAGGACGCCTTCGTCAGCGCCTCGCACGGCCCGGTCCTGTCCGACGCCTTCCAGGAGGAGGTCCAGGGCCTCCTGTCGTACGCGAGCCATCCGCTGTACGCCCTCGTCCACGAGGCGATCTACGGGCAGGACGAGCGCCCCACCGCCTGGGCGGCCGAACGCGTCCGCGCCGAGTTCCCCCAGTTCGACGCGGCCAAGACGCTCGCCGGTGACAGCCCGCTGATGTTCACGGGAGAGTCGGTCCACCCCTGGATGTTCGACTGCGACCCGGCCCTGCGCCCCCTGCGCGAAACGGCCGAACTCCTCGCCGCCCGCACCGACTGGGCGCCCCTCTACGACCCCGCGCACCTCGCCGCCAACGAGGTTCCCGTCGCGGCGGCCGTGTATCACGACGACATGTACGTCGACACGGCCCACGCTCTGGAGACGGCCCGCACCATCCGGGGCCTGCGCACCTGGGTGACCGACGAGTTCGAGCACGACGGGGTACGGGCCGGCGGACCCCGGGTGCTGGACCGGCTGCTCGCCCTCGCCCGTGACGAGGCGTGA
- a CDS encoding phosphotransferase enzyme family protein — translation MGVEEKPAHEEEQPLSGGNVSAGVVRVGDTVRRPAGPWTPAVHALLTHLHEAGFRAAPRPLGIDEQGREVLTFMPGEVIWPDRFALVEPRKQLARVARLVRDLHDAVQDFTPPSDACWQVLVPAEGADIIAHQDLAPWNLVVAEGDELSLIDWDTAAPGSRLWDVAYAIRGFVPLSAHPDWQSPDAADRLRVFADAYGLDEAERRALVPMLGRRTRAMHDFLRDQSAQGVQPWTTLWAQGHGDAWRGDAEYIEQRADQWERALLSA, via the coding sequence ATGGGAGTTGAGGAGAAACCGGCACACGAGGAGGAGCAGCCGCTGTCGGGTGGCAACGTCAGCGCAGGCGTCGTCCGCGTCGGCGACACCGTCCGGCGGCCCGCGGGTCCCTGGACACCGGCGGTGCACGCGCTGCTCACCCACCTGCACGAGGCCGGCTTCCGTGCCGCCCCCCGCCCCCTGGGGATCGACGAACAGGGCCGCGAGGTGCTGACCTTCATGCCGGGCGAGGTGATCTGGCCGGACCGTTTCGCCCTGGTGGAACCCCGAAAGCAGCTGGCCCGAGTGGCCCGTCTGGTCCGGGATCTCCACGATGCCGTACAGGACTTCACTCCGCCGTCCGACGCGTGCTGGCAGGTGCTCGTCCCCGCGGAGGGAGCCGACATCATCGCCCATCAGGACCTGGCGCCGTGGAACCTCGTGGTCGCGGAGGGGGACGAGTTGTCTCTGATCGACTGGGACACCGCCGCCCCCGGCTCCCGCCTGTGGGACGTCGCCTACGCCATCCGTGGCTTCGTGCCGCTGTCCGCACACCCCGACTGGCAGAGCCCCGACGCCGCCGACCGGCTGCGCGTCTTCGCAGACGCATACGGGCTGGACGAGGCCGAGCGCCGCGCCCTCGTGCCGATGCTGGGCCGCCGCACCCGCGCCATGCACGACTTCCTGCGCGACCAGTCCGCCCAGGGCGTTCAGCCCTGGACGACCCTGTGGGCCCAGGGCCACGGCGACGCCTGGCGAGGTGACGCCGAGTACATCGAGCAGCGGGCAGACCAGTGGGAGCGGGCCCTCCTCTCGGCCTGA
- the rhaS gene encoding rhamnose ABC transporter substrate-binding protein, translating to MRKSSLRRTCAALAAVTSLALAATACGGTTKNDVKDDGGPAASAGKADPNAALKKGLTVGFLPKQVNNPYFTSADKGGEKALTELGNKYKEVGPSSATDTAGQVSYVNTLTQQQVNAMAVSAQDPGALCTALKQAMKNNIKVVTYDSDTKADCRNAFVSQAGAEDLGRTEVQLLAQQIGYKGEIAILSAAQTATNQNTWIGFMKDELKDPKYKNVKLVKIAYGNDDAQASFQQTQGLLQQYPNLKGIISPTTVGIKAAAQYLSGSKYKGKVKLTGLGTPNDMRKYVKNGTVDGFELWDPAKLGDLAARTAVALASGQITGKEGETFKAGSTEYTIGKDGVITLGKPTVFDAKNIDEFNF from the coding sequence ATGCGCAAGTCATCCCTCCGCCGCACCTGTGCGGCCCTCGCCGCCGTCACCTCCCTCGCCCTTGCCGCGACCGCCTGCGGTGGCACCACCAAGAACGACGTCAAGGACGACGGCGGCCCGGCCGCCTCCGCCGGCAAGGCCGACCCGAACGCCGCCCTCAAGAAGGGCCTGACCGTCGGGTTCCTGCCCAAGCAGGTCAACAACCCGTACTTCACCTCCGCCGACAAGGGCGGCGAGAAGGCGCTGACCGAACTGGGCAACAAGTACAAGGAAGTCGGTCCGTCCAGCGCCACCGACACCGCCGGCCAGGTGAGCTACGTCAACACGCTCACCCAGCAGCAGGTCAACGCCATGGCCGTCTCCGCGCAGGACCCGGGCGCCCTGTGCACCGCGCTCAAGCAGGCCATGAAGAACAACATCAAGGTCGTCACCTACGACTCCGACACCAAAGCCGACTGCCGCAACGCCTTCGTGTCGCAGGCCGGCGCTGAGGACCTCGGCCGCACCGAGGTGCAGTTGCTCGCCCAGCAGATCGGCTACAAGGGCGAGATAGCGATCCTGTCCGCCGCCCAGACGGCCACGAACCAGAACACCTGGATCGGGTTCATGAAGGACGAGCTGAAGGACCCGAAGTACAAGAACGTCAAGCTGGTGAAGATCGCGTACGGCAACGACGACGCCCAGGCGTCCTTCCAGCAGACCCAGGGCCTGCTCCAGCAGTACCCGAACCTGAAGGGGATCATCTCCCCGACCACCGTCGGCATCAAGGCGGCAGCCCAGTACCTGTCCGGCTCCAAGTACAAGGGCAAGGTCAAGCTGACCGGCCTCGGCACCCCCAACGACATGCGCAAGTACGTCAAGAACGGCACCGTCGACGGCTTCGAGCTGTGGGACCCGGCGAAGCTGGGCGACCTCGCCGCACGCACCGCCGTCGCACTGGCCTCGGGTCAGATCACCGGCAAGGAGGGCGAGACCTTCAAGGCCGGCTCCACCGAGTACACCATCGGCAAGGACGGCGTGATCACCCTCGGCAAGCCGACCGTGTTCGACGCGAAGAACATCGACGAGTTCAACTTCTAG
- a CDS encoding L-rhamnose mutarotase encodes MQRVCFLLKVREDRLAEYRERHAAVWPQMLEALSATGWHNYSLFLRDDGLLVGYLETEDFEAAVAGMEATEVNARWQAEMAPFFESLDGARPDEAMKPLAEVFHLA; translated from the coding sequence ATGCAGCGCGTCTGTTTCCTCCTCAAGGTCCGTGAGGACCGACTCGCCGAGTACCGCGAACGCCACGCTGCCGTGTGGCCCCAGATGCTCGAAGCGCTCTCTGCCACGGGCTGGCACAACTACTCGCTCTTCCTGCGCGACGACGGCCTGCTCGTCGGCTACCTGGAGACGGAGGACTTCGAGGCCGCCGTCGCCGGCATGGAGGCCACCGAGGTCAACGCCCGCTGGCAGGCCGAGATGGCGCCGTTCTTCGAGTCGCTGGACGGCGCCCGGCCCGACGAGGCCATGAAACCGCTCGCCGAAGTGTTCCACCTGGCCTGA
- a CDS encoding DUF5999 family protein — MCSHRPSCPTADSPEHHLAVIVSAHPEQGWSLLCNGTIVFDDSGELLPDGRVVNPHRALGPLAVAA, encoded by the coding sequence ATGTGCAGCCACCGGCCTTCGTGCCCCACCGCAGACAGCCCGGAACACCACCTGGCAGTGATCGTGTCGGCCCACCCCGAACAGGGCTGGAGCCTGCTGTGCAACGGGACGATCGTGTTCGACGACTCCGGTGAACTGCTGCCGGACGGTCGCGTCGTGAACCCGCACCGCGCCCTGGGCCCGCTGGCCGTCGCCGCCTGA
- a CDS encoding ABC transporter permease, with product MPDSLTRAVRWDTVVGALLIVLLLLSLGTVDGFGNALNLSFLIGNTLPIALIALPMTLLVVAGEIDLSVASTAGLSGAVMGKLWNEGMAIETIIPICLLLGVACGLVNGLLVTRLGLPSLAVTIGTLAAYRGIAQIVLGSDAVTDFPTQYLDFAAGRIGNTFVPQAFLPFLVLLAIAVVVLHATPFGRSLFAIGASEEAARFAGVRVKRHKLILFTVTGLMASLTGIFWALHYASARYDNATGLELSVVAAVLLGGIDFDGGKGTLGGAIAGVFLLGALQNVMSLLNVSAQSQIVVTGVLLVVSVLGPRVARQVSIARAARSAG from the coding sequence ATGCCTGACTCCCTGACGCGCGCGGTCCGCTGGGACACGGTCGTCGGCGCCCTCCTGATCGTCCTGCTGCTGCTGTCCCTGGGAACGGTCGACGGCTTCGGGAACGCGCTCAACCTGTCCTTCCTGATCGGCAACACCCTGCCCATCGCCCTGATCGCCCTGCCGATGACCCTGCTGGTCGTCGCCGGAGAGATCGACCTGTCCGTCGCCTCCACGGCCGGTCTGTCGGGCGCGGTGATGGGCAAGCTGTGGAACGAGGGCATGGCGATCGAGACGATCATCCCGATCTGCCTGCTGCTCGGAGTCGCCTGCGGGCTGGTCAACGGCCTGCTCGTCACCCGGCTCGGACTGCCCTCCCTCGCCGTCACCATCGGCACCCTCGCCGCCTACCGGGGCATCGCACAGATCGTGCTCGGCTCCGACGCGGTGACCGACTTCCCCACGCAGTACCTGGATTTCGCGGCCGGAAGGATCGGGAACACCTTCGTCCCGCAGGCCTTCCTGCCCTTCCTCGTGCTGCTCGCGATCGCCGTCGTGGTCCTGCACGCCACCCCGTTCGGACGCTCGCTGTTCGCAATCGGCGCCAGTGAGGAGGCGGCGCGGTTCGCGGGTGTCCGCGTCAAGCGGCACAAGCTGATCCTGTTCACCGTAACCGGCCTGATGGCCTCCCTCACCGGCATCTTCTGGGCCCTGCACTACGCCAGCGCCCGCTACGACAACGCCACCGGCCTCGAACTCTCCGTCGTCGCAGCCGTGTTGCTCGGCGGCATCGACTTCGACGGCGGCAAGGGCACGCTCGGCGGTGCGATTGCGGGTGTCTTTCTGCTCGGTGCGCTGCAGAACGTGATGAGTCTGCTCAATGTCTCGGCGCAGTCGCAGATCGTCGTCACCGGTGTGTTGCTCGTCGTGTCCGTGCTCGGGCCGCGTGTCGCACGCCAGGTTTCCATCGCGAGAGCGGCTCGCTCCGCCGGATAG
- a CDS encoding Clp protease N-terminal domain-containing protein gives MTLPDLDDLIAEVDRTCATAHRPGGQDEQPDWLALLTVAARISGRLQALADDLVEDYVEHCRMHGSSWTDVGAALGVTRQAVQQRFQAPHKRYAPETMTEDLRQAMVHVKEAAVRHHNNYIGTEHLLWGLTARDNSATRLLRASGVSPDAVHRAVGDRFGLGASRAAERIAWTPYSRKALALAEARAERTGSQLIDCADLLIGLAQVGRGVAAAVLTESGADLGTAGSGPDPGPGPVLG, from the coding sequence ATGACGCTTCCCGATCTGGACGACCTCATCGCCGAAGTGGACCGCACCTGTGCCACCGCCCACCGCCCCGGCGGCCAGGATGAACAGCCCGACTGGCTGGCCCTGTTGACCGTCGCCGCCCGGATATCGGGACGGCTCCAGGCCCTGGCCGACGACCTGGTCGAGGACTACGTCGAGCACTGCCGGATGCACGGCTCATCATGGACGGACGTCGGTGCCGCCCTGGGGGTGACCCGGCAGGCGGTGCAGCAGCGCTTCCAGGCACCCCACAAGCGCTACGCCCCCGAGACGATGACCGAGGACCTGCGGCAGGCCATGGTCCACGTCAAGGAGGCCGCCGTGCGACACCACAACAACTACATCGGCACGGAGCACCTGTTGTGGGGGCTGACCGCGCGGGACAACAGCGCCACCCGTCTGCTGCGGGCGTCGGGTGTCTCGCCCGATGCCGTGCACCGCGCCGTCGGCGACCGGTTCGGCTTGGGCGCCTCCCGGGCTGCCGAGCGGATCGCATGGACTCCCTACTCCCGCAAGGCGCTCGCCCTCGCCGAGGCGCGCGCCGAGCGGACCGGCTCCCAGCTCATCGACTGCGCCGACCTGCTCATCGGCCTCGCGCAGGTGGGTCGCGGAGTCGCGGCAGCGGTGCTCACGGAGAGCGGCGCGGACCTGGGCACGGCGGGCTCGGGTCCGGATCCGGGTCCGGGTCCGGTGCTGGGTTAG
- a CDS encoding FxLYD domain-containing protein, producing MNARPSRCPGRAVRPRPAVASLALVAAMASTLTLVSCSSNDDSGSSSTPSTERPTAPDTASFSGTAPSALASAAASARARASAAAASASAAASSFEASVSAEVERANRAAESQLKNVKGQGNAMSDVSMIGKPRSQTGGLLAVLVTITNKTDKKASYAVRVDFKDSSGKVVETRYVGAEDLAPGEKAQPIAISRKPPEPVLTPNLAKAQRY from the coding sequence ATGAACGCGAGGCCTTCCCGCTGCCCAGGCCGAGCGGTGCGGCCTCGGCCGGCCGTCGCCTCGCTGGCCCTCGTGGCGGCCATGGCGAGCACCCTCACACTTGTGTCGTGCAGCTCGAACGACGACAGCGGCAGTTCCAGCACACCCTCCACCGAACGGCCCACCGCACCGGACACGGCGTCCTTTTCGGGTACGGCGCCCTCCGCGCTGGCGTCGGCGGCCGCATCGGCGCGTGCCAGGGCCTCCGCGGCAGCGGCGTCGGCCTCCGCCGCCGCTTCCTCCTTCGAGGCCTCCGTGTCGGCCGAGGTGGAGCGCGCCAACAGGGCCGCCGAGAGCCAACTGAAGAACGTCAAGGGGCAGGGCAACGCGATGTCCGACGTCTCCATGATCGGCAAGCCGCGCTCCCAGACCGGCGGACTGCTCGCCGTCCTGGTCACCATCACCAACAAGACCGACAAGAAGGCGTCCTACGCCGTCCGGGTCGACTTCAAGGACTCTTCCGGCAAGGTGGTGGAGACCCGGTACGTCGGCGCCGAGGACCTCGCCCCCGGCGAGAAGGCCCAGCCGATCGCCATCAGTCGCAAGCCCCCCGAGCCCGTACTCACCCCGAACCTCGCCAAGGCGCAACGGTATTGA
- a CDS encoding PIG-L deacetylase family protein → MTEPQTAQLQPMPVDWRRALAVVAHPDDLEYGCSAAVATWTDGGREVAYVLATRGEAGIDTLEPAKCAPLREREQRASAAVVGVSEVEFLDHRDGVVEYGPALRRDIAAAIRRYRPELVITLNHRDTWGGVAWNTPDHVAVGRATLDAAGDAGNRWIFPELVEQGLEPWDGVRWVAIAGSSSPTHAADASAGLERAVRSLLEHRSYIAALTDEDPEAYVRRFLTANAERMAEQFGGRPAVAFEVFSR, encoded by the coding sequence ATGACCGAGCCGCAGACCGCCCAGCTCCAGCCCATGCCCGTCGACTGGCGGCGCGCCCTCGCCGTCGTCGCCCACCCGGACGACCTGGAGTACGGCTGCTCGGCGGCCGTCGCCACCTGGACCGACGGGGGGCGCGAGGTCGCCTATGTGCTGGCGACGCGCGGCGAGGCGGGCATCGACACACTGGAGCCCGCCAAGTGCGCACCACTGCGCGAGCGGGAACAGCGGGCGAGCGCGGCCGTAGTCGGGGTGTCGGAGGTGGAGTTCCTCGATCACAGGGACGGAGTCGTCGAGTACGGTCCCGCCCTGCGCCGCGACATCGCCGCCGCGATCCGCCGGTACCGGCCCGAGCTGGTCATCACCCTCAACCACCGGGACACCTGGGGCGGCGTCGCATGGAACACGCCGGACCACGTGGCCGTCGGGCGCGCCACGCTCGACGCGGCGGGTGACGCCGGCAACCGGTGGATCTTCCCCGAACTCGTGGAGCAGGGGCTGGAACCCTGGGACGGCGTTCGCTGGGTCGCCATCGCCGGCTCCTCCTCACCCACACACGCGGCGGACGCGTCGGCCGGCCTTGAGCGCGCGGTGCGCTCGCTGCTCGAACACCGCTCCTACATCGCGGCACTGACCGACGAGGACCCGGAGGCGTACGTCCGCCGATTCCTCACCGCGAACGCCGAGCGGATGGCCGAGCAGTTCGGGGGCAGGCCGGCCGTGGCCTTCGAGGTTTTCAGCCGCTAG
- a CDS encoding GIY-YIG nuclease family protein produces the protein MGDVDAQFLRGLFDEEGSLYTRGRTALYRLHGVEGLLYVGISVSPLTRVRTHLREQPWGPSVIAIRIDYPDDPEAAEREAVFAERPKCNVVFNGRNPPPPPDPASRLRTELAVERRRLEQFEATVPVSPTHLRLIERGIRAKRARIAKLTEEVRAVEDVARADG, from the coding sequence ATGGGCGACGTCGACGCGCAGTTCCTGCGCGGCCTGTTCGACGAGGAGGGCAGCCTGTACACCCGGGGCCGGACGGCGCTGTACCGGCTGCACGGTGTCGAGGGGCTTCTCTATGTCGGGATCTCCGTCTCGCCCCTCACGCGCGTGCGGACACATCTGCGGGAGCAGCCGTGGGGGCCCAGTGTCATCGCGATACGGATCGACTATCCGGATGACCCCGAGGCCGCCGAACGTGAGGCCGTCTTCGCCGAGCGACCCAAGTGCAACGTGGTCTTCAACGGCCGCAATCCACCCCCGCCCCCGGACCCCGCCTCCCGGCTCAGGACCGAACTCGCCGTGGAGCGGCGGCGGTTGGAGCAGTTCGAGGCCACGGTCCCCGTGTCGCCGACCCATCTGCGGCTCATCGAGCGCGGGATCAGGGCGAAGCGGGCCCGGATCGCGAAGCTGACCGAGGAGGTCAGGGCGGTCGAGGACGTTGCCCGCGCGGACGGCTAA